CCTTAGTACTAATACGGGCTATGTAGTGTCCTTTGTTCCTTGCTTAGCGAATAGAGTAGCTCACGTTATTCCACGACACACTCTTTCAGATACTAGCGGTTTCATTAATTTTGATATTCCTACTTGCCTTATGAATGTAGTTGTTGAGGATTTTCATCCTATTTGATTAATGAAGTTGAGTTTGTTATAAAAACATAGAAAAATAGTAAACAGGTCTTTCCATATAATCTTGGAAACTTGCATGTTAAAGGTCAATATGTTAACATGTAAGTAGATGATCAATATTCATGAGAGTAACCAATATAGTTGAATCGAGGGCGAATATTATGGTTATTATAGCTAGGATGTCCATAATCAACAGCCTTAATAACTACAGCTTCTCGTCTATCATCCTGTTCTTGAACTGCCCCAAACACTATCTCATTTGTCTCACAGCTCTTTTGGTAATACGTTCTCGGGTTCGATGTATAATGCCTATGATGATGTTGCTGTTGCTGTTGCCTCTTCATCTGCATTTGCatttgttgttgttgctgcGGATGATACTCACCATCCCATCCATTATAGTAACCCTGGATTTGCTTGAATTGGTGGTGATTCTCTACTTCCTTGCTCATAAACGGGTATGTTTTCTTTGGTGTACAAGTTCTTGAATCTATACATGGCGGTTCATCTTCATCTGGAATCACAAAACTCTCTTGCATTGGCCATGTATTTGAATGTTTGAATTGTTGTTGATACTCTCGTTGGAACTGGCACTGGATGGGCTTCCTTCGAAATCCTGAAAATAGTACTCCGAAAATTTGGCCCACCGTTGAGCAAGTGCTTGTCACTAGCTTCCCGACAGAACCGAAAAAGCCCTCTTCTGGTTTCTCAGGTTCTTCATATTCATCTGGAATCAAAGGGGGCCTGACTGATCTAGGAGCCTTATGGTATGGTGCAATTGGTGTGCCGTTTTTTATGTAAGTTCTTGAATCCTACAATATGAAAgtgtttgatttttttgtcaCAATTGTTTTCAATGGGAAGAAAATGTggagtatatgttgctaggaaATGCTACTAAAGAGTTACTCACATGattagaagaaaacaaagattGAACCCTGCGCTGAAGCAATGCTAGCAAGTAGCCAAAGAATGCTGCAGCAGCAAGCACTGCAATTCCTGTGATGAGATTATATAAGCgacaaaacaattgaagaaaaacAAAGAATGCTGAGTTTAGTACCTAAATGGAAACTGGCATCATATGATTGGTAGTTACAATCATCATGATGAAGTTGAATCTCTCGAATTGCTTGGTTCCCTCTATCTATAACCAAAAGAGAGCAGCTACTTCCAATATAAGCAACATCAAAATCATTGGAAAATTTAGCATCTTCACTTGGACCATCAACATGACCTTCTCGGCGACCCCATTTCCCTCCTGCAATAGTTGTCATGAATCCTGCACATAAAGCAAAGTTTCATAATCGGCAGAATTGAAGTCCATCACTgatgtctatatatatatatatatagagagagagagttaccTCCATCATTAATCTTTCTGATAGCCATGTTCAAAGTGTCTGCAATGTATATATTTCCTCTGTCATCCATGGTAAGGCCTTTCGGGTGGTCCATTCTTGCTTCCCTTAGCTTCCCATCTACATGTCCAGAGCATCCTTCAGATGATCCAGCAATCAGTTTAGGCCTGATATCTGCATTTCCTTAATCCATGTCAGCCAAAAGAATGAATGATAGATATCATAATTCAACTGAGAGTAAGTTCCTTCACAATAATCAGTATTCAACGAAATTAACCTTATAGTATCAAAACAGTTTTAATAAATAATGGCAAAAGATTATTTACTTGCCCTTGAAAAGCAAAAAGGGATAAGCTTATTGAGACCCAAATCAAAACTGAAACCGAAAAAGAATATAGCTAGGAAACGTAAAAAGCTACTAAAGAAGAGTTGTTGTGCAACATTAGAGTGATTAGCAAGGCAAGTAGCAGGTCAAGAGtgaatgaaaaagcaaaagGCCAAAACACAAGTACAAAAAGTGGATACTATACTTGTGATTTACAAAAGCTTATCAGACACCTTTGTTTTGTTCTTGTATCCTTCACATGAAGCTTAAGCACCCTGAAGAGAGAAATATTCAAGGTTTGCATTATGAATTGAAAGACAAAATCAACTTACATCTAGATAATGGTGTTGAGATCTTGTAAATGTTACTATTCTCCGAATCCAAAACCAAGAGCTCTCCATTAGGAGATACCTCAACAGAGTGTGGTTCAATCCCAAGCTTATTTCCATCAAACACTGTCTCTACTGTATACCCACTCTCGAATTTCATCATTGAACGGCTAGAGACACCTGAAGTATccattacaaataaaaaaaaaaaagtgaaggcTCCAAAAAAAGGGGAATATAACAAAAATGTGGgttgaagttaaaaaaaaaagtatgacCTTTACCTGTTTTCGTGTTGGATTTGAGTGACCAGAGCCATTTCACAAGTACAGACACGACATTCGACACAACGCTGCTGACAATTTCTGCAAATTTAGGAAAGTTATGCAAATGAAACAGAGCTAAGaggggaaaatgaagaggaacTTACTTAAAGGAGGTGAGGCTGAAGCTGAAGCAGAAGAAAACCCACTAAGGAGAAGCATAAGTATGAAAGTAATAACAGCCCAATTCTTAGACATTGGTTCGATTGAAGTTGACAGGAGAAGAAGAAATGGTAACCAAATGTTATTTTATACCCAGCAGAGAAAGAGACCCCACAATTACAGTTTGCCACTTTTCATCTTTGcatgaaaattagtgaaacaaCTTTTATACAAGTGTTAGAGAGTCATAAAGTGGAGATGAAATCATGCTGCTTTTGTATTTCATGCCTTGTAATTTTAATTTACAGATTAATGTCCTATATATATAAGAATTTGCAGCAGATCTACTCCTAACCAGTAGATTAATCTAATACTTCTCCTTGCTCAATGACACAGATTGATGATGTGTCATTTCTTGTATTGTAACACCCTCCCTCAAACTTGGCGTGTAGATATTGATTAACCCAAGTTTGCGTTTAAATGTTTGGAAAGCAGGAAAATGCTGGGTTTTAGTGAATAGATCAGCAAGTTGGTTAACAGATCGGataggaagaagatgaactgtTTGATTTTGAATTTTCTCACGAACAAGGTGACAGTCAATACCAATATGTTTGGTTCTTTCGTGGAACACGGGATTGTGAGCTATGTGAAGCGCTGCTTGATTGTCACAATAAATGATTGTCGGCGAaggatgcagttcatgaaaatCACGGAGTAAATAAAGTAGCCACTGGATTTCACAGACGTTTGTGGCTAAAGCTCTATATTCTGCCTCAGAGGAGCTTCGTGAAATGGTGGTCTGCTTCTTTGAACGCCAAGAAATGAGAGATTTACCCAGAAATATGCAATACCCAGTAAGAGATTGACGAGTTTCTTCCCAGGAGGCCCAGTCTGCATTAGTGAATCCCATTATCTTAGTAGTACTATCTGCAGGAAAGAAAATTCCTTGACCGAGGGAACTCTTCAAATATCTCAAAACACAATGTGCTCTCTGCAGATCATCACTAGTAGGGCTATTCAGATGTTGAGATAATTGTTGTACTATATAGCTAATATCAGGGCGTGTATGAGTTAGGTACAATAGTTTCCCAATCAATTGACGATAAGAAGAAATATCAGCAATGGGCTTGTTTGCAGGTGAAGCTCGAAAATTTGGAGTAACCGGTGTATTGACTGGTTTAGCATCTAGAAACCCCTGCTCTTGAAGAAGTTCCAGGCAGTACTTTCTTTGACAAATGTGAATGCCTTTTTCATTTCTTGCAATTTCAAATCCTAGAAAGAATTTTAATGCTCCCAAATTctttattttgaataatttgtgCAAGTATGTTTTAACTTCATTTACCTCATTTCTGCAGTTGCTTGTGACCaatatgtcatccacataaactagGACTGCAATAAAAGATTTACCATTCACCTTGATAAACAGAGATGGATCTAAGATAGTTTGGTTGAAGCCAAAATCTCTTAGGGCCTTGCTGAGAGTAACATTCCATTGGCGTCCTGCTTGCCTCAACCCATATAAGGATTTCTGCAACCTACACATTGCTTTTCCCTTCATTTGTGGAATATGGCAACCAGGTGGTACACTCATGTACACTTCTTCAGTAATTTTACTATGTAAGTACGCATTATTAATGTCAAGTTGGTCTAAAATCCATCCATTTATGCTGACTAAGGCAACAAGCAATCTGATAGTTGTTATTTTTGCTACAGGGGCAAAGGTTTCAGTAAAGTCTATCCCTGCTCTTTGCGTGaatcctgttgaaacacctttccacaagattttgatttgacaaaatcatccatgattaagagacaattaaatttaagtgttttattttaattgtactaatccgtttgttcaatgttgagtgtaaatataaataaagataaatataagaagtaagacaggaagaggtcagcatagaagcctaaagtatcaagctgagtggaatcaaacttagcatcaaaagacaaagacatacacgcccacaacatctgtctcacgaagctgagctgactaaacttACACTCAGATTGGAAACTGCAAATGACGAGGTTTTAtgaagtagaagctgagtgattcttcaggacagcatgaaaaagtcgttagctaaaagacaatggttaccgcccctctgtaccaataattgaatccttagaaatacgcagaagacacattccgagatgtatgggtcaatggattattggtaaaggacaactgacacaaaaagacaagccagacacaagaagacaaacctgacgtctgaagaaatgtagaggaagggaatggccggaacagtctgaagctgaccagaatctgtcccctaaaagagccgttttaaccttaacggctacatcatttcaaaatgatctgatcccagattttctcctatataaggacaatcaaaatccttggatcattgcgaGACtacaaagagaaaaatacaagagagaaaagatacaaaagcacttggttacaaaaatagatcttacacccatctttcattctttgtgtaaatgctagagtgattacttgtaatcttctaaagtgttctttacttgaaaagaacaagtgtttatcaattgtaaaattgagagtactgtgctgagtatttggttgtaaacattcagtggtagagaaatctaggtgctgggttgtagcacttagtaggagttgagtagacgaatagaggaaggtactcttgcatattcaactgccttgtaattggtttgtgc
The sequence above is drawn from the Euphorbia lathyris chromosome 6, ddEupLath1.1, whole genome shotgun sequence genome and encodes:
- the LOC136233285 gene encoding uncharacterized protein isoform X1; this translates as MSKNWAVITFILMLLLSGFSSASASASPPLKIVSSVVSNVVSVLVKWLWSLKSNTKTGVSSRSMMKFESGYTVETVFDGNKLGIEPHSVEVSPNGELLVLDSENSNIYKISTPLSRYIRPKLIAGSSEGCSGHVDGKLREARMDHPKGLTMDDRGNIYIADTLNMAIRKINDGGFMTTIAGGKWGRREGHVDGPSEDAKFSNDFDVAYIGSSCSLLVIDRGNQAIREIQLHHDDCNYQSYDASFHLGIAVLAAAAFFGYLLALLQRRVQSLFSSNHDSRTYIKNGTPIAPYHKAPRSVRPPLIPDEYEEPEKPEEGFFGSVGKLVTSTCSTVGQIFGVLFSGFRRKPIQCQFQREYQQQFKHSNTWPMQESFVIPDEDEPPCIDSRTCTPKKTYPFMSKEVENHHQFKQIQGYYNGWDGEYHPQQQQQMQMQMKRQQQQQHHHRHYTSNPRTYYQKSCETNEIVFGAVQEQDDRREAVVIKAVDYGHPSYNNHNIRPRFNYIGYSHEY
- the LOC136233285 gene encoding uncharacterized protein isoform X2; its protein translation is MSKNWAVITFILMLLLSGFSSASASASPPLKIVSSVVSNVVSVLVKWLWSLKSNTKTGVSSRSMMKFESGYTVETVFDGNKLGIEPHSVEVSPNGELLVLDSENSNIYKISTPLSRYIRPKLIAGSSEGCSGHVDGKLREARMDHPKGLTMDDRGNIYIADTLNMAIRKINDGGFMTTIAGGKWGRREGHVDGPSEDAKFSNDFDVAYIGSSCSLLVIDRGNQAIREIQLHHDDCNYQSYDASFHLVLAAAAFFGYLLALLQRRVQSLFSSNHDSRTYIKNGTPIAPYHKAPRSVRPPLIPDEYEEPEKPEEGFFGSVGKLVTSTCSTVGQIFGVLFSGFRRKPIQCQFQREYQQQFKHSNTWPMQESFVIPDEDEPPCIDSRTCTPKKTYPFMSKEVENHHQFKQIQGYYNGWDGEYHPQQQQQMQMQMKRQQQQQHHHRHYTSNPRTYYQKSCETNEIVFGAVQEQDDRREAVVIKAVDYGHPSYNNHNIRPRFNYIGYSHEY